The genomic window CGCTTGGCGAGCTCTGGGCGGAGGAGCCCGCGAACTGCGTCGGCTTTCACCTGGAAGGTCCGTTCCTGCGTCCGGAAGAGGGGTATGTCGGCGTTCATGATCCGCAGTGGATGCTGCCCGCCGACCCGGAATGGCTTTCCTGGGCGCAGAAGGCCTGTGGGGGAGGCTGCCGCATGATCACGACGGCTCCCGAGGCTTCGGAGCGGGGGCTCGATCTGGTGCGAGCGGCCGTGCAGGGGGGCGTTCGAGTCGCCATCGGACATTCGGCCGCCATGGGAGCCGCTCTGGAGCGAGCGATCGAAGCGGGCGCCTCGCTCTGGACTCACCTCGGCAACGGCCTGCCCCATCTGCTGCCGAAGTGGGAAAACCCGCTCGTTCACGCCCTCGGGTCGACCCTCCCTTACGCGAGCGTGATCCCCGACGGGATTCATCTGCCGCCGCATGCCTTTCGGGCGGTGGCGCGAGCCTTGGGGGATCGGCTCATCCTGATCACCGACGCGATCGCCGCAGCGGGGATGGGGGCGGGCTCCTACCGGCTGGGGGACCGCCAGGTCGATGTGGACGAGGCAGGAAGGGCGGTCGACCGGGCTTCCGGCAGGCTGGCCGGCTCGACGCTCAGCCCGTTCGCTGGAGTGTTTCGGGCGGCGGCCTGCCTCGACCGTCCGTGGGCCGAATGTTGGGAGGCCTTCTCGGTGCGGCCGGCGCGGTGGCTCTCGCTTCGGCACGGCTTGGAGGAGGGGGCGGAAGCGAGCTTTTGCTTGCTTGCCGACGAGCCGGAGCCGCGCCTTTTGAGGACATTCCTTCGGGGGGAAGCGGTATTTTCGGACCAGGAGCGACCATGACGAGCGAAGAGGAGAGACAAAGCCTTGCGGAGAGGTCCGGCCTGCTGCCGGAGGAGATCTTGCGGATCGAGGAGGCTCTCGGGCGCCCTCCCAATGCCGAGGAGCTCGCTCTCTTCTCGGTCCTCTGGAGCGAGCACTGCTGCTACAAGAATTCGAAACGGGAGCTTCGGAAGTTCCCCACGCAAGGTCCGGGGGTTCTCATCCGGGCGGGCGAGGAGAATGCGGGAGCCTTGGAC from Methylacidimicrobium sp. B4 includes these protein-coding regions:
- a CDS encoding N-acetylglucosamine-6-phosphate deacetylase, encoding MSRQVIVVEARHYRTGEVVAIELEPPFYRRIVPVRRDPRHLPWIAPGLVDIQVNGFGGVDLNGPPIDREGWRRLCRSLWTHGCTHFLATVITRPADSYRELLPALGELWAEEPANCVGFHLEGPFLRPEEGYVGVHDPQWMLPADPEWLSWAQKACGGGCRMITTAPEASERGLDLVRAAVQGGVRVAIGHSAAMGAALERAIEAGASLWTHLGNGLPHLLPKWENPLVHALGSTLPYASVIPDGIHLPPHAFRAVARALGDRLILITDAIAAAGMGAGSYRLGDRQVDVDEAGRAVDRASGRLAGSTLSPFAGVFRAAACLDRPWAECWEAFSVRPARWLSLRHGLEEGAEASFCLLADEPEPRLLRTFLRGEAVFSDQERP